Proteins from a genomic interval of Dermacentor variabilis isolate Ectoservices chromosome 8, ASM5094787v1, whole genome shotgun sequence:
- the LOC142589937 gene encoding neprilysin-1-like: protein MKLSNSSSGKAQSEESTLDDSTGSRSCGPSSGVYYARVLLKRWRWRCCCTASCCVAVPLMVGLVAYCAGGAQNAPFFRGGRLSGSTLVDVSEQPTLLASLNRSVEPCHNFYRFVCDGWMRRAGEKLTLVEELALTARRNAATLLRHVEVPVVEEMNAVHKAALLMQKCLLLSRRPPRPEVLLAFMASMGLTWPQPTTMNTSGLISLMVHMSLSWDLNAVFELQLLPTPRAAGGRPRWSLSPSSQLKSWRRERRNLGPEYLTRIRQYVEGFSDARVHELMPLAAGKPFADEAAWDLALIEELFEASKRSYRERIGRSAWMDEAARRFADDKIRLVQGVVPAPELIWNASAFERIYDCVPQSREQFFLPSLLETRRCKQRLLLITAASGQTSAETITWTSPAVHLVRYLDVYNSVAIMGSVLYPPVLQVSGDYRDVFNYAGLAFLFSRLLFGAIDQRGSLRDSTGSPRPWWSNATREGYSRAVRCFEDLYQFDARYVGDDIGAAVATSVAFAAYEQRLRDLYARNSGLWAGLRWLSWPRWLRRARRNEFADDKAFFMNHCLLFCSRRASRLYSDGWITAEQKCNLPLKNSPDFWRAFGCREGDAMRAEKSCELI from the exons ATGAAATTGTCGAACAGCAGTAGCGGCAAAGCGCAAAGCGAGGAGTCCACTCTTGACGACAG CACCGGCAGCAGGAGCTGCGGTCCGTCGTCGGGCGTCTACTACGCCCGAGTTCTCCTCAAGCGCTGGCGTTGGCGCTGCTGCTGCACCGCATCGTGCTGCGTCGCCGTGCCGCTGATGGTGGGACTCGTTGCGTACTGCGCGGGCGGCGCTCAGAACGCGCCTTTCTTCAGGGGCGGCCGCCTCAGCGGCAGCACGCTGGTCGACGTGTCCGAGCAGCCGACGCTGCTGGCGTCCCTGAACCGGTCGGTGGAGCCGTGCCACAACTTCTACCGCTTCGTGTGCGACGGCTGGATGCGGCGAGCGGGCGAGAAGTTGACCCTCGTCGAAGAG CTGGCTCTGACAGCACGGAGGAACGCGGCCACGCTCCTGAGACACGTCGAAGTGCCCGTGGTGGAGGAAATGAACGCCGTCCACAAGGCGGCGCTGCTGATGCAGAAGTGCCTCCTGCTGTCACGGCGTCCGCCAAGACCGGAAGTGCTGCTGGCGTTCATGGCCAGTATGGGGCTCACTTGGCCCCAGCCAACGACCATGAACACGTCAGGCCTTATAAGCCTCATGGTGCACATGTCGCTGAG CTGGGACCTGAACGCCGTCTTcgagctgcagctgctgccgaCGCCGAGGGCAGCCGGCGGCCGACCTCGTTGGTCGCTCTCGCCCAGTTCTCAGCTCAAGTCTTGGCGCCGAGAGCGCCGGAATCTCGGCCCGGAGTACCTGACGCGAATACGACAGTACGTCGAGGGCTTCTCGGACGCTCGG GTTCACGAGCTCATGCCGCTGGCGGCAGGCAAGCCGTTCGCGGACGAGGCCGCCTGGGACCTGGCCCTCATCGAGGAGCTCTTCGAGGCCTCGAAGCGATCGTACCGGGAGCGCATCGGCCGCAGCGCGTGGATGGACGAAGCGGCGCGTCGATTCGCCGACGACAAGATACGCCTGGTGCAGGGTGTCGTTCCCGCGCCGGAGCTCATCTGGAATGCGAGCGCGTTTGAGCGCATCTACGA CTGCGTACCGCAGAGCCGAGAGCAGTTCTTCTTGCCGTCCCTGTTGGAGACCAGGCGTTGCAAGCAGCGACTTCTTCTCATCACGGCGGCGAGCGGGCAGACCTCGGCGGAGACGATCACGTGGACGTCCCCCGCGGTCCACCTGGTGCGCTACCTGGACGTCTACAACAGCGTCGCCATCATGGGCTCCGTGCTCTATCCTCCCGTGCTTCAG GTGTCCGGCGACTACCGCGACGTGTTCAACTACGCCGGACTGGCGTTCCTCTTCTCCCGGCTTCTCTTCGGAGCCATCGACCAGCGGGGAAGCCTTCGCGACAGCACCGGTTCCCCGAGACCCTGGTGGAGCAACGCGACTCGCGAGGGCTACTCCCGGGCCGTCCGATGCTTCGAAGACCTGTACCAGTTCGACGCCCGGTACGTCGGCGACGACATCGGCGCCGCAGTGGCGACCTCTGTCGCTTTCGCCGCGTACGAGCAGCGCCTCCGAGACCTGTACGCGCGGAACTCGGGTCTCTGGGCGGGGCTCCGGTGGCTGTCATGGCCTCGGTGGCTGAGACGGGCTCGCCGGAACGAGTTCGCCGACGACAAGGCGTTCTTCATGAACCACTGCCTCCTGTTCTGCTCGCGCAGGGCCTCGCGGCTGTACTCGGACGGGTGGATCACGGCCGAGCAGAAGTGCAACTTGCCGCTGAAGAACAGCCCGGACTTCTGGCGCGCGTTCGGGTGCAGAGAAGGAGACGCGATGAGGGCCGAGAAGTCTTGCGAGCTGATTTGA